TTACACCCGTTACAAATGATTTCCTCCGAGGGTTGGCCGCAAAGATGGCAAAAGCTCTCAGGATGTCCTTTTAGGATTTCAATCTCCGCCGGATTTATTTTTTTTTCTAAATCACTTTCTTTAATTAAAGGACTGGTTAGGATTTTTTTCGGAGATTTGATCGTTAAAACGGGAGGCTCCGCCTGTTGGATCACTCGTTCGGCTGTACTTCCCAATAACAGAAGGGGTATTCCCTTTCTTCCGTGAGTTCCCATGACGATCAAATCTATTTCATACTTTTTTGCAGCCTTAATAATTTCAAGGGAGGGGACCCCGGCGATACAGAGTCCCTCTGCGTCGATTCCATCCGTTTTGAAAATTTCAACTTCTTTATCGATCATTTCCAGGAATTTCTTTTTCAATTCATAAGGGTCATAAAGAGGGGATACCTCCCATTCCTCGAAATAGTCAATCGATTCCTGAACATGCAAGAGAAAGAGCTTTGATCGAAAAACTTTTGCTAACCCTAAAGCATAATTTTTTGCCGCTTCTGAATAAGCGGAAAAGTCGGTTGGAACCAATATTTTTTTTATTTTAACGTCATGCATATTCTAACTCCCTCCACGAGCAGGCCTGCGATCATTCCCTTATTAGAAGAAATTATAACCTTTTCTTGAAAAAATGCGATTGATTTTACCCCAGATATAGATAGAACATTGCGGAAAAAACAGATTCAGTTCAAGAGGTTTGACATCCCTATCGAGGTATAATACACTTTGCGTGACTTATGCCATACAATGGACAACATAATAAGGACAAACTCACCCCCTCTTTAAACCAAATTCCTCTGAAAAATCGATGGGATAAGAAAAAAATTGCCCTGGCAATCCTGATTTTTTGCGCAATTTTCATTCTTTCCGGAGTCGGTTTTATTTGGGACATCGTCAGGGACCTTCCCTCAATTGAAGGGCTAAAAACCTACGAACCAAGCACTTCAACCCGGGTTTACGGAGAAAACAAGGCTCTTATCGGACAGTTCGCGACCGAACGCCGGATCCTGGTCCCCCTGGTTAAAATTCCCAAGTACCTTTTTCAAGCCATTATCGCGGTGGAAGACAGCCGGTTTTTGGAACATGGTGGATTTGATTACTGGAGGACCCTAAAAGCCGTTTTAAATGATATTAAAAGCCTCCGATTAAAAGAAGGGGGAAGCACCATCACTCAACAACTGGCCCGCTCCCTTTTTCTCTCTCCCGAAAAACACCTTAAAAGAAAAATCAAGGAACTCATATTAGCGACAAAAATCGAATCTGTTTTATCAAAGGACGAAATTCTTGAACTGTATCTCAACCAGATTTATCTGGGACACGGTTCTTATGGTGTTCAGGCTGCCTCAAAACTTTATTTCGGGAAGGATGTCAGTGATTTAACTCTGGCGGAGTCCGCTTTTTTGGCCGGTCTTCCCAAGGCTCCGTCTGAATATTCTCCTTTTGTCAATCCCGAGAAAGCGAAACAAAGACAGGGGGTCGTTCTCCGAAGAATGGTCTCGGCCGGTTTTATTTCTGAAGCTCAATATCAGGAAGCCTTCAAACAAAACCTCGTCTTTCAGAAACTTCAAAAAGAGGATGAGGTTTCCCCTTATTTTATGGAGCATATCCGCCAACACCTTATTTCTAAATACGGAGAAGAAGCCGTTTATAGAGGGGGATTAATCGTTAACACCTCTTTAAATCTCGAAATGCAGACGTTTGCAACGGAAGCCATTAAGTCTGGCCTCCGTGCCATTGACAAACGGCAGGGATACAGAGGTGCGGCCGGACATACCGATGTCGTTGAAAACGTTAAGCCAAGAAATGCTTTCTTTCTCCAGGTTAACCCTTTTGGAAAGGATGAAATTTTTGATGGGGTTGTTATTGATGTGACCGAGTCGTTTGCCAGGGTGCAGGCTAAGGGGATCATCGGAAAGATCAAACTGGAAGATATGGCATGGGCTAAAAAACGACTCAACGGAAAAGATCTAAAAAATGATGTCCAATACCTCGAAAAAGCAACGGCGAAACAAATTTTAAACAAAGGGGATATGATTAAGCTTGGATTAAAAAAATTCGACCCCGGCGCCAGGGAATATTCCTTTACCCTGGAACAGAATCCTTTAGTCGAAGGAGCTCTGG
The window above is part of the Nitrospirota bacterium genome. Proteins encoded here:
- a CDS encoding universal stress protein, whose protein sequence is MHDVKIKKILVPTDFSAYSEAAKNYALGLAKVFRSKLFLLHVQESIDYFEEWEVSPLYDPYELKKKFLEMIDKEVEIFKTDGIDAEGLCIAGVPSLEIIKAAKKYEIDLIVMGTHGRKGIPLLLLGSTAERVIQQAEPPVLTIKSPKKILTSPLIKESDLEKKINPAEIEILKGHPESFCHLCGQPSEEIICNGCKFRVQAEAFEQKRRVEKEGKTDTGKR
- a CDS encoding PBP1A family penicillin-binding protein, with product MPYNGQHNKDKLTPSLNQIPLKNRWDKKKIALAILIFCAIFILSGVGFIWDIVRDLPSIEGLKTYEPSTSTRVYGENKALIGQFATERRILVPLVKIPKYLFQAIIAVEDSRFLEHGGFDYWRTLKAVLNDIKSLRLKEGGSTITQQLARSLFLSPEKHLKRKIKELILATKIESVLSKDEILELYLNQIYLGHGSYGVQAASKLYFGKDVSDLTLAESAFLAGLPKAPSEYSPFVNPEKAKQRQGVVLRRMVSAGFISEAQYQEAFKQNLVFQKLQKEDEVSPYFMEHIRQHLISKYGEEAVYRGGLIVNTSLNLEMQTFATEAIKSGLRAIDKRQGYRGAAGHTDVVENVKPRNAFFLQVNPFGKDEIFDGVVIDVTESFARVQAKGIIGKIKLEDMAWAKKRLNGKDLKNDVQYLEKATAKQILNKGDMIKLGLKKFDPGAREYSFTLEQNPLVEGALVALDPATGGIKAMVGGYDFKRSEFNRALLAKRQPGSAFKPIIYATALEKGKSPSDIIIDSPVIYKDAELDKIWKPENYEGKFYGPISLREALAHSRNLATIKLLEEVGISPVIEFGQRVGISSPFQHDLSLALGTSSLGLLELSSAYSVFANQGTLNEPYSIESVTDQHGKVLETHENHPREVVSKEVSYMITNMLEDVIQKGTAVRARELGRHIAGKTGTTNDFGDAWFIGYTPKLVTGVWVGFDDRRSLGDREAAASVALPVWISFMKQAFNLIPDVPFSIPENIVYAKIDSGTGLLSDENSENTTTEPFIKGFQPTTPSKKRSSSYTEFYNIDN